One window from the genome of Thalassospira xiamenensis M-5 = DSM 17429 encodes:
- a CDS encoding DUF1467 family protein produces MNWFSAILVYIVIWWLVLFMVLPFGVKREENVQPGHDSGAPQKPHMWKKVLATSLISAILWLVAYFVITSGMIEVRPPQ; encoded by the coding sequence ATGAACTGGTTTTCCGCGATCCTTGTTTACATCGTGATCTGGTGGCTGGTGCTGTTCATGGTGTTGCCGTTCGGCGTGAAGCGCGAAGAGAATGTTCAGCCCGGCCATGATAGTGGCGCGCCGCAAAAGCCGCATATGTGGAAGAAGGTTCTGGCAACCAGCCTGATTTCGGCGATTTTGTGGCTGGTGGCGTATTTCGTGATTACCAGTGGCATGATCGAAGTCCGCCCGCCGCAATGA